The Peribacillus simplex genome contains a region encoding:
- the clpB gene encoding ATP-dependent chaperone ClpB: MDINKMTERTQQAFIGGQELAKDRGNPELTELHLLKALMEQDESLLIRILSESGKPMNLFDIELNKELDRLPEMSGSVSQVYMSTSLQQILSAAEKEMQMWEDEYLSVEHILLASLQVNKTNVNRLFSTYGIDYDKAKRVINDIRGNQRVTSQNPESTYEVLKKYGRDLVAEVKSGKVDPVIGRDTEIRNVIRILSRKTKNNPVLIGEPGVGKTAIVEGLAQRIVRKDVPEGLKDKTVFSLDMSALVAGAKFRGEFEERLKAVLSEIKKSDGKILLFIDELHTIVGAGRTDGALDAGNMLKPMLARGELHCIGATTLDEYRQYIEKDPALERRFQQVLVPEPDVEDTISILRGLKERFEIHHGVRIHDRAIVAASVLSNRYITERFLPDKAIDLVDEACAMIRMEIDSMPSELDEITRKVMQLEIEEAALKNEEDPQSKARLEVLQKELSELQDQANSMKSKWQMEKSALQKVQDKREELEKLRHELEQAENDYDLNRAAELRHGRIPQLQKELETMEDELEKEKQESRLLRQEVTEEEIASIVARWTGIPISKLVESEREKLLRLSDILHERVIGQGEAVELVSDAVLRARAGIKDPNRPIGSFIFLGPTGVGKTELVKALAETLFDSEEHMIRIDMSEYMEKHSVSRLVGAPPGYVGFEEGGQLTEAVRRNPYSVILLDEIEKAHPEVFNILLQMLDDGRITDSQGRTINCKNTVIIMTSNIGSHFLLQSNREDGGIEEEIKDQVFKELRGHFRPEFLNRVDDIVLFKPLTKQEIVEIVDKMVHQLQVRLTEQNIVLNVTEAAKEFIADQGYDPVYGARPLKRFIQKHLETKIARKIIAGTVELKEGITIDHDHDELVLI, from the coding sequence GTGGATATTAATAAAATGACGGAGAGAACCCAACAGGCGTTCATTGGCGGCCAGGAACTAGCAAAAGATAGAGGGAATCCCGAGTTGACGGAGCTGCATTTATTAAAGGCCTTAATGGAACAGGATGAAAGTTTATTAATCAGGATTTTATCGGAATCTGGTAAACCGATGAATCTATTTGATATAGAGCTAAATAAGGAACTGGATCGATTACCGGAAATGAGCGGGAGTGTTTCCCAGGTTTACATGTCAACCTCCCTACAGCAAATTTTGTCGGCTGCCGAAAAGGAAATGCAAATGTGGGAGGATGAATATTTATCTGTCGAACATATACTGCTTGCGTCGTTGCAGGTCAATAAAACAAATGTAAATAGGCTTTTTTCAACATATGGAATTGATTATGATAAAGCAAAACGGGTTATAAACGATATAAGGGGGAATCAGCGAGTGACTAGTCAGAATCCTGAAAGCACTTATGAAGTACTGAAAAAATACGGCAGAGATCTCGTTGCTGAGGTTAAGTCGGGGAAGGTCGATCCAGTAATCGGCAGAGATACGGAGATCCGTAACGTCATCCGGATCCTTTCACGTAAAACGAAAAATAATCCTGTATTAATTGGAGAACCTGGAGTAGGTAAAACAGCGATTGTCGAGGGGTTGGCACAAAGGATCGTCAGGAAGGATGTGCCGGAAGGTTTAAAGGATAAGACCGTTTTTTCGCTAGATATGAGCGCACTTGTCGCAGGGGCCAAATTCCGCGGTGAATTTGAGGAACGCCTAAAAGCGGTGTTGAGTGAGATCAAGAAGAGTGACGGTAAAATTCTTTTATTCATTGATGAATTACACACAATTGTCGGTGCAGGAAGAACGGATGGCGCACTTGATGCCGGAAATATGTTAAAGCCGATGCTTGCGCGCGGTGAGCTGCATTGTATCGGTGCAACGACCCTTGATGAATATCGGCAATATATTGAAAAGGATCCGGCTCTTGAACGCCGTTTCCAACAGGTTCTGGTCCCCGAACCGGATGTGGAAGATACGATTTCAATTCTGCGGGGATTAAAGGAACGGTTTGAAATTCATCATGGCGTCAGGATACATGATCGGGCGATCGTTGCGGCCTCTGTCCTTTCGAACCGATATATAACGGAGCGGTTCTTACCGGATAAAGCGATAGATCTTGTGGATGAGGCATGTGCGATGATCCGAATGGAAATCGACTCAATGCCATCCGAGCTGGATGAAATCACGAGAAAAGTCATGCAACTTGAAATTGAAGAAGCGGCCTTGAAAAATGAGGAGGACCCACAAAGCAAGGCAAGGCTGGAAGTGCTTCAAAAAGAACTATCAGAACTTCAGGATCAAGCGAATAGCATGAAATCCAAGTGGCAAATGGAGAAATCAGCACTTCAAAAGGTGCAGGACAAACGTGAAGAGCTTGAGAAACTGCGTCATGAACTGGAACAGGCAGAGAATGACTATGACCTTAACCGGGCAGCCGAACTTCGGCATGGAAGGATTCCGCAGCTTCAAAAAGAATTGGAAACAATGGAAGACGAATTGGAAAAGGAAAAACAGGAATCACGATTGCTTCGCCAGGAAGTGACGGAGGAGGAAATTGCCTCGATTGTTGCAAGGTGGACCGGAATACCGATAAGCAAGCTGGTGGAAAGTGAAAGGGAGAAACTGCTTCGACTATCTGATATCCTGCATGAACGCGTAATAGGTCAAGGAGAAGCGGTGGAACTCGTATCCGATGCCGTTTTAAGAGCAAGGGCGGGAATTAAAGATCCAAATAGACCAATCGGTTCATTCATTTTTCTTGGGCCGACTGGTGTTGGTAAAACCGAATTGGTAAAAGCTTTGGCAGAAACGTTATTCGATAGCGAGGAACATATGATTCGAATCGATATGTCGGAATATATGGAGAAACATTCAGTGTCCCGCCTTGTTGGTGCACCTCCTGGATATGTTGGATTTGAGGAAGGAGGCCAACTTACGGAGGCTGTTAGGAGAAACCCATACTCAGTCATATTATTAGACGAAATTGAAAAGGCACATCCGGAAGTCTTCAATATTTTGCTGCAAATGCTTGATGATGGGAGGATAACGGACTCCCAAGGCAGAACAATCAACTGTAAAAATACGGTGATCATCATGACCTCCAATATCGGTTCCCATTTCTTATTGCAGTCGAACCGGGAGGATGGTGGCATTGAAGAAGAAATAAAAGATCAGGTCTTTAAGGAATTAAGAGGCCATTTCCGTCCCGAATTTTTAAATCGCGTTGATGACATTGTTTTATTCAAACCTCTGACGAAACAAGAAATCGTTGAAATCGTGGATAAAATGGTTCATCAATTACAGGTAAGGTTAACTGAACAAAATATAGTTTTGAACGTCACAGAAGCGGCTAAGGAATTCATTGCGGACCAGGGATATGACCCGGTATATGGAGCAAGACCGCTGAAGCGATTCATCCAAAAGCATCTGGAAACGAAAATCGCCCGTAAAATCATAGCTGGGACTGTTGAGCTTAAAGAAGGAATAACGATCGATCATGATCATGATGAATTGGTCCTCATATAA
- a CDS encoding YjzD family protein, with protein sequence MRYAWAIFWTFLLVHMTVYVVSSMIGVSYDAAQGTILGLAAAILILIIPAILPAGPAKDSHQH encoded by the coding sequence ATGCGTTATGCTTGGGCAATTTTTTGGACATTCTTATTAGTGCATATGACTGTATATGTTGTTTCTTCCATGATCGGAGTTTCATACGATGCTGCGCAGGGAACTATTTTAGGATTAGCTGCTGCTATCCTGATTCTTATCATCCCTGCTATCTTGCCTGCCGGGCCAGCTAAAGACTCTCATCAACATTAA